A stretch of Aerococcus christensenii DNA encodes these proteins:
- a CDS encoding response regulator transcription factor has product MRLLLADDDVLVTSGIQTIIEASTKERPDPCKIVAIAKDGQEALDAYRQCQPDIALLDIRMPGLNGIDIGRKILSEDPEARLLYLTTFLEDQYIIEAIQIGAKGYLLKTDFESLVPALEAIMKGQTVYGSAVTEKLPTYLSGKPLPSGFSNTPFVPPLTATERQLISCVAEGMNNKEIAEALHFSEGTVRNYLSVLLDKLQLRDRTQLAIYYYKHLT; this is encoded by the coding sequence ATGAGACTTTTACTCGCTGATGATGATGTTCTCGTCACTAGTGGCATTCAAACCATTATCGAAGCCTCTACCAAAGAACGACCAGATCCTTGCAAAATTGTCGCTATTGCCAAAGATGGTCAAGAAGCCTTGGACGCTTATCGTCAATGTCAACCAGATATCGCCCTTTTAGATATCCGGATGCCCGGCTTAAACGGCATTGACATTGGACGCAAGATCCTCTCAGAAGATCCAGAGGCTCGTCTGCTTTATCTGACCACTTTTCTAGAAGACCAATATATTATTGAAGCGATCCAAATTGGCGCCAAGGGCTATCTGCTCAAAACAGATTTTGAAAGTTTGGTGCCCGCTCTAGAAGCTATTATGAAAGGTCAAACCGTCTACGGAAGTGCTGTCACAGAAAAACTCCCGACTTATTTATCAGGCAAGCCTCTTCCTTCTGGCTTCTCAAACACTCCATTTGTTCCTCCACTCACCGCTACAGAACGGCAACTGATCAGCTGTGTCGCAGAGGGGATGAATAACAAGGAGATCGCCGAAGCTCTTCATTTTAGCGAGGGAACCGTTCGTAATTACCTCTCTGTCCTTCTCGATAAACTCCAGCTCAGAGATCGAACCCAACTGGCCATCTACTACTACAAACATCTGACTTAA
- a CDS encoding O-antigen ligase family protein: MFNKSHPILPVDIQSLLLTLLLISLFFPFYITLIVFCLVMIILAATGLLSVKQWPKHRTAKSIILFTVYALGISLIFHNWVGVLIAVGMIILLFFGFYYARAARVDYLEEIMNVSLIASIILMFFAMMEHYGIIAEWDYTFLSKAMNKVHPSRVEATFFNPNYFAMILEFFSIFGLYQFIKAKRWLQKLTYLALTLCNLYSLALTGCRTSYLVIIVAYYIFFFMIGYKKQAILSLIVLTTLAIVAFGMGYLPRFNELTFAFSDRGEIWETACRALKDNFLFGQGPLTYMHVYSHYSTHYTQHAHNIFLDILLSYGLVGTTLLAYPFYQLLKLFKRMSAYPALRLPLALMVSLVSVIFTHGLTDVTIFWIQTAGIFLAVILIAPNLLKSAQEGEKNFL, encoded by the coding sequence TTGTTCAATAAGAGTCATCCTATTTTACCGGTTGATATTCAAAGTCTCTTATTAACTTTACTGTTAATTTCTTTATTTTTCCCTTTTTATATCACGCTTATTGTTTTCTGTCTTGTCATGATTATTCTGGCAGCTACAGGATTACTGAGCGTGAAACAGTGGCCCAAGCATCGAACGGCCAAATCCATTATCTTATTTACGGTTTATGCCTTAGGAATTTCTCTCATCTTCCATAATTGGGTAGGGGTACTGATCGCTGTAGGCATGATTATCCTTCTCTTTTTCGGCTTTTACTATGCGCGAGCGGCAAGAGTCGACTATTTAGAGGAGATTATGAACGTTTCTCTTATTGCTTCCATTATTCTGATGTTCTTCGCTATGATGGAACACTACGGAATTATCGCAGAGTGGGACTATACCTTCCTCTCCAAAGCCATGAATAAAGTTCATCCTAGCCGAGTAGAAGCCACCTTCTTTAATCCCAATTATTTTGCGATGATTCTAGAATTCTTTTCGATTTTTGGCCTCTATCAATTTATTAAGGCTAAACGTTGGCTTCAAAAGTTGACCTATTTGGCTTTAACGCTGTGCAATCTATACAGTCTAGCTTTAACGGGTTGCAGGACGTCCTACCTTGTGATTATCGTGGCCTATTATATCTTTTTCTTCATGATTGGTTATAAAAAACAAGCCATCTTGTCCCTGATTGTACTCACAACTTTAGCGATTGTCGCCTTTGGAATGGGCTACCTCCCTCGCTTTAATGAATTGACTTTTGCCTTTTCAGATCGAGGAGAAATTTGGGAAACAGCTTGTCGTGCCCTGAAAGATAACTTTTTATTTGGACAAGGGCCGCTCACCTACATGCACGTCTATAGTCACTACTCTACCCACTATACCCAACATGCCCATAATATTTTCTTAGATATCTTACTTTCTTATGGCTTGGTGGGAACGACTCTATTGGCTTATCCCTTCTACCAACTTCTGAAGTTATTCAAACGAATGAGCGCTTATCCCGCCCTTCGCTTGCCACTAGCTCTCATGGTTAGCTTAGTCAGTGTGATCTTCACCCACGGTCTCACAGACGTTACCATCTTCTGGATACAAACAGCTGGTATCTTTTTAGCGGTTATCTTAATTGCTCCTAATCTGCTGAAAAGCGCCCAAGAAGGCGAAAAAAATTTCCTATAA
- a CDS encoding MetQ/NlpA family ABC transporter substrate-binding protein: MKKWLKILGVFALFLALTGCHKSKENVIKVGVVGEKNNEWEYLQKELKEKEGLQIELVKFTDYRAPIEALEQGEIDLHACLTEIYMDKMNKESGRHNTTIGYTTLNPMGIFSKKISSIDALKDGGLVAIPNDVSNESRALLLLQEAGLIQLDKSKSLLPTVHDITENPKNLQFKVLESNQTARAMDEVDISLINNDMAANAGLIPTKDAIFIEKKSDSSKPYWNVIAADVKNKDKETYKTVVKYYQTEKVAQLIDEKSKGSSIPIW; the protein is encoded by the coding sequence ATGAAAAAATGGTTAAAGATATTAGGGGTGTTCGCCTTATTTTTGGCTCTAACAGGTTGCCACAAATCAAAAGAGAACGTTATTAAGGTCGGTGTAGTCGGCGAAAAAAATAACGAATGGGAATACCTTCAAAAGGAACTCAAGGAAAAAGAAGGCCTACAAATTGAATTGGTTAAATTTACCGATTATCGAGCGCCTATTGAAGCTTTGGAACAAGGAGAGATTGACCTTCACGCTTGCTTAACTGAAATTTACATGGACAAAATGAATAAAGAATCAGGCCGTCACAATACAACCATTGGCTATACCACTTTAAATCCTATGGGAATCTTCTCCAAAAAAATAAGCTCTATCGATGCTCTTAAAGATGGTGGCCTAGTAGCTATCCCTAATGATGTCTCCAACGAAAGTCGGGCCCTTCTCTTACTTCAAGAAGCCGGTCTCATTCAATTAGATAAGAGCAAAAGCCTCTTGCCAACAGTTCATGACATCACTGAAAATCCAAAGAATCTCCAATTTAAAGTGCTAGAATCCAACCAAACTGCACGTGCCATGGATGAAGTAGACATCTCTCTCATTAACAATGATATGGCCGCTAATGCCGGTTTAATTCCAACTAAGGATGCCATCTTCATTGAGAAAAAGAGCGATTCTTCCAAGCCTTACTGGAATGTCATTGCCGCTGATGTCAAAAACAAAGACAAAGAAACTTACAAAACTGTTGTGAAATACTATCAAACAGAAAAAGTTGCTCAATTAATCGACGAAAAATCTAAGGGATCTTCTATCCCTATTTGGTAA
- the argS gene encoding arginine--tRNA ligase, whose amino-acid sequence MNIKEHLAELIHSRVSDHLTVEEVQAALEVPKHQGQGDLAFPCFILAKALRKAPQMIAQEIAEGLRDDYVERVEVAGPYINFFFKSGKIAENVLTTIIEKGEHYGDLEIGHGENICIDMSSPNIAKPMSMGHLRSTVIGNAIGNIVEKVGFHSVRINHLGDWGTQFGKLIVAYRKWGDPEVVKANPIQELNRLYVKFHQEAEKEPELDDLARAAFKKLEDGDEEEVELWKWMRSESIQEFQTIYDLLNISFDSMNGEAFYNDKMDAVIDELEEKGLLKIDNGATLVDLEKYDLIPALVKKSDGATLYMTRDLAAVFYRKKNYDFDQCLYVVGNEQSIHFKQLKAVVKEMGYDWNEDIHHIPFGLITQGGQKLSTRKGKVILLAKVLDEAIELARQQIESKNPALENKEAVAESVGVGAVVFHDLKNDRLNNFDFDLQEVVQFEGETGPYVQYANARAQSILRKGNFHISSEETYSLEDERAYQVVKTLDRFPAIVEKAYLDYEPSVIAKYALSLAQAFNKYYAHTRVLAEDDQQNARLALVYCVSCVLTESLRLLGVQAPKEM is encoded by the coding sequence ATGAATATTAAAGAACATCTCGCCGAATTGATTCACTCGAGAGTGAGTGACCATTTGACAGTAGAAGAAGTCCAGGCAGCTTTAGAAGTGCCTAAACATCAAGGTCAAGGTGATCTTGCCTTTCCGTGTTTTATTTTGGCAAAGGCTTTACGAAAAGCCCCCCAAATGATTGCTCAAGAGATTGCAGAAGGCCTAAGGGATGATTATGTGGAACGGGTAGAAGTCGCTGGACCTTATATTAATTTCTTTTTTAAATCTGGGAAAATCGCCGAAAATGTGTTAACGACCATTATTGAAAAGGGCGAGCATTATGGCGACTTAGAGATTGGACATGGGGAAAATATCTGTATCGATATGTCCAGCCCTAACATTGCTAAGCCGATGTCCATGGGGCATTTGCGCTCAACCGTTATCGGCAATGCGATTGGGAATATTGTTGAAAAAGTGGGCTTTCATTCTGTTCGCATTAACCATTTAGGAGACTGGGGGACACAATTTGGAAAATTAATTGTGGCTTACCGCAAATGGGGAGATCCAGAAGTTGTGAAGGCCAACCCTATCCAAGAATTGAACCGTCTCTATGTTAAATTCCACCAAGAAGCTGAAAAAGAGCCTGAATTAGATGATCTTGCACGGGCAGCCTTTAAGAAATTAGAAGATGGAGACGAAGAAGAAGTCGAACTCTGGAAATGGATGCGGAGTGAATCTATTCAAGAATTCCAAACGATCTATGACCTCTTAAACATTTCTTTTGATTCTATGAACGGGGAAGCCTTCTATAACGACAAGATGGACGCTGTGATTGATGAATTAGAAGAAAAAGGTCTTCTCAAAATTGACAATGGGGCCACCTTAGTTGACTTGGAAAAGTATGATCTCATTCCTGCTCTCGTGAAGAAGTCCGATGGGGCTACCCTCTATATGACTCGTGACCTGGCCGCTGTCTTCTATCGGAAGAAGAATTATGATTTTGATCAGTGCTTATATGTGGTGGGAAATGAACAATCTATTCACTTCAAGCAATTGAAAGCTGTCGTTAAAGAAATGGGCTATGATTGGAACGAAGATATTCATCACATCCCATTCGGTTTAATCACTCAAGGAGGGCAAAAACTTTCAACCCGAAAAGGGAAAGTGATTCTCCTCGCCAAAGTATTAGACGAAGCAATTGAACTCGCTCGTCAACAAATCGAAAGCAAAAATCCAGCCCTTGAAAACAAAGAAGCTGTCGCTGAAAGCGTAGGCGTTGGTGCGGTTGTCTTCCACGACTTGAAGAATGATCGTTTGAATAATTTTGACTTTGATCTTCAAGAAGTCGTTCAATTTGAAGGGGAAACTGGTCCTTATGTTCAATACGCAAATGCGCGTGCCCAATCTATCTTACGGAAGGGGAACTTCCACATTTCTTCGGAAGAAACTTATTCCTTAGAAGACGAACGGGCCTACCAAGTTGTTAAAACCCTTGATCGTTTTCCAGCTATTGTAGAAAAAGCTTATCTAGACTATGAGCCAAGTGTGATTGCTAAGTATGCGCTCAGCTTAGCTCAAGCCTTCAATAAATATTATGCCCATACCCGGGTATTGGCAGAAGATGACCAACAAAATGCACGGTTGGCACTCGTTTATTGTGTGTCTTGCGTCTTAACAGAAAGCTTACGTCTTTTAGGCGTTCAAGCCCCTAAAGAAATGTAA